A genomic window from Salvia miltiorrhiza cultivar Shanhuang (shh) chromosome 5, IMPLAD_Smil_shh, whole genome shotgun sequence includes:
- the LOC130985367 gene encoding UBP1-associated protein 2C-like, with translation MDLTKKRKADENGRAYPLTADLGNPLAVVPPSSMGILAPEDAEKILEPFTKEQLLPILRAAVLRHPDVLEAVRAVADADPVQRKLFIRGLGWETTTEKLRQVFSAYGELDEANSIVITDKNSGKSKGYGFVTFKHIDAAILALKEANKKIDGRMTVTQLAAAGNSGNSHSSDVALRKIYVGNIPFEISSERLLAHFSMYGEIEEGPLGFDKQTGKAKGFAFFVYKTEEGAKASLVDPMKTIDGHQVVCKLATDNKKQKPNVGPQGGMVPGMPNSGPMGMPARNYGMGGYMGYGPGPNMPQPPQQAGMVHQNVGYNTAMGGPGGPGGQGYGGGYGGGASVYDGVGGAGAGGGEFGGGMGNAGGYRMPPSSLGMQSSGGYPDSGNYGIQSAYPTQPNHPAGPGPRLPAYQGMPPY, from the coding sequence ATGGATCTCACCAAAAAACGTAAGGCCGACGAGAACGGCAGAGCGTATCCCTTAACCGCGGACCTCGGAAACCCTTTGGCCGTCGTGCCGCCGTCGTCGATGGGCATCCTTGCCCCCGAAGACGCAGAGAAAATCCTCGAGCCCTTCACCAAGGAACAGCTCCTCCCAATTCTACGCGCCGCCGTGCTCCGCCACCCTGATGTTCTGGAGGCTGTGCGCGCCGTCGCCGACGCCGATCCCGTTCAGCGCAAACTGTTCATCCGTGGTCTCGGTTGGGAGACCACGACAGAGAAATTGCGGCAAGTTTTTTCCGCCTACGGGGAGCTGGATGAAGCGAATTCTATCGTCATTACGGATAAGAATTCTGGGAAATCGAAGGGTTATGGGTTTGTGACGTTTAAGCACATCGATGCTGCGATATTGGCTTTGAAGGAGGCGAATAAGAAGATTGATGGGCGGATGACGGTGACGCAGCttgccgccgccggcaattcaGGTAATTCTCATTCCTCTGATGTAGCATTGAGGAAGATTTATGTTGGTAATATCCCGTTTGAGATTTCCTCCGAGAGATTATTGGCTCATTTTTCGATGTACGGCGAGATTGAGGAAGGACCATTAGGATTTGACAAGCAGACTGGAAAAGCAAAGGGTTTTGCCTTTTTCGTTTATAAGACAGAGGAGGGTGCGAAGGCATCGTTGGTAGACCCCATGAAAACTATTGATGGTCATCAGGTTGTGTGTAAGTTGGCTACAGATAACAAGAAACAGAAGCCAAATGTTGGACCGCAGGGTGGAATGGTTCCTGGTATGCCGAATTCGGGGCCTATGGGTATGCCGGCACGGAATTATGGTATGGGAGGTTATATGGGATATGGCCCAGGACCTAATATGCCTCAGCCACCACAGCAGGCTGGAATGGTGCATCAGAATGTAGGTTACAACACTGCAATGGGTGGGCCCGGAGGACCAGGAGGGCAAGGTTATGGTGGTGGATATGGAGGTGGTGCATCAGTGTACGACGGAGTAGGTGGTGCTGGAGCTGGGGGCGGTGAGTTTGGTGGAGGCATGGGTAATGCTGGGGGATACAGAATGCCCCCTAGTAGCTTGGGGATGCAGAGCTCTGGCGGTTATCCTGATAGTGGGAACTATGGGATCCAATCGGCGTATCCGACCCAGCCAAACCACCCTGCAGGTCCAGGGCCTAGACTTCCGGCTTACCAGGGCATGCCACCATATTGA
- the LOC130985371 gene encoding 50S ribosomal protein L34, chloroplastic-like — MTILLSQKKKKKIEDKEAETLNKDNKIEGRQQGARNQGEEMASCFSVGSSLCYRGNNFSAPSASLSLGSRTATSLSLKAKPKAQICSGTLHSAFTPSSLSLSSASSFSGLSLGLCLNGAIGRGSDKRRGLVVRASKYLLCQTKRNRSRKSLARTHGFRKRMSSTSGRALIKRRRAKGRWKLCTKTNPSSGKRA; from the exons ATGACAATTTTGTtatctcaaaaaaagaaaaagaaaattgaagataAGGAAGCGGAAACCCTGAATAAGGATAACAAGATCGAAGGCAGGCAGCAGGGAGCGAGAAATCAAGGGGAAGAAATGGCGTCCTGCTTTTCAGTGGGTTCAAGTCTGTGTTACAGAGGGAATAATTTCAGCGCACCTTCAGCTTCACTTTCATTAGGTTCTAGAACAGCTACTTCTCTTTCTCTGAAGGCGAAACCTAAGGCGCAGATTTGTTCAGGGACGCTCCACTCTGCCTTCACAccctcctctctttctctctcttccgcaTCTTCCTTCTCAG GTTTGTCATTGGGGTTGTGTTTGAATGGTGCGATTGGGAGGGGAAGTGATAAGAGGCGTGGGCTAGTGGTGAGAGCATCCAAATATTTGCTGTGTCAAACCAAGAGAAACAGATCACGAAAATCGCTGGCTCGAACCCATGGTTTCCGGAAGCGTATGAGCAGCACCAGTGGGAGGGCACTCATCAAGCGTCGGCGCGCCAAAGGCCGCTGGAAGCTCTGCACCAAGACCAACCCCAGCAGCGGCAAACGAGCCTGA